ACCCTCCACAGCTAGGGTTCTGGGATTCGAAATATGAAACATATTAGGTACCACCGAAATGGGTGAATTCGGACCAAGGTTTGGTTGTTGGTTGTTCAACTGGTCGACAAAttcattttaaataaaaatttaCTATAATTTGATGGAAATTTAGGTATTAAGCACTTCTAAAGAAGATGGTGGGGAGAACTACGAAGGTATGGTGAGGAGTTCAAGAGGAAGAAAGTGAAAGCATGATGTTTCTACGTTCATTAGCTGTTACAAAGTGAGAAAGGCACAAGGAAGATGTATAATTAAGATTTGTTCACATCTTTATAGCTACGCTACGGAGTATGTGGACTTGTATGGATCTTAACAATGGTAGAAAAATTCAATTTCGGCTGAGTTTTTTTTGGACCCATCCAGTTTTGTTTCGATACTCACTGAAATTTTTCCCAAAATGGACCGAATCCTAGAACCTTGGCTATGTCATTGTCTAATTTGTTCTAGCTTCGTCATTGCCTAGTGACCGGATAATGTTAATGCTAGAGTTTTCAATATCAATGATATCATAGAGTTGAGGAATCAGTGGCGGAGCTAGGATCAATGTTTAAggttgggggtgggggggggggggggggggggggggggggggggggggggggttgcaaTAACGCGTACACATATGCTATAGCAATTAGTTACTAAttgaaaaattgcaaatcatATGAACTGCAACGACATAGGCCAAGATGCTTGAGGTCAGTTATTTGCGTTTGTTCCTCCCCAATTGTCAATTTGACCAACGCCAATGTGTGTGCTACTTATTCAAATTTTATTAGTTCTATGTGCCATATTTCATGTTTGCATtgaaaaatactccctccgtatacaAATTTGAAGTCGTTCTGGGCGACACTTCATCGATGCGAAAGGAAGTCGTTCTGGCTTGAGGGCCGGTTTTTGACGCGTTTGCCCCTGGCGACGCTTTGTTCTGCGCGTCCGCTGGTTCTCCGTTCGATGCCTAGCACGCTCACCGCCCGCTTCATTAATAGTCCAGCCCATGCAATTTTTCCACAGACCCATGCAAAATCGTGTTAAAGTAAAAAAAACGCCGGCCAAGGGAGTCAAATCCTGCCCGCAAGTCTCAAGTCCCACCCACCTGACCAGTCCAGCTACGAATCGTTCTCATCTAGGAGTCACCCACAGACGTATTTAATAAGGGCAAACATGGGAAAATACCACTTAATTAATGACTCCTTGGTAAGCACAATCATGTCCTAAACAACTTTTATTTCctatatggagggagtatgatgACATCAAGTTTAGCTGCGTCAAATTTGCATCCATCTGATCGAACACGACCTGCCCTTTGCACAAAAATCCATTCACCTAGAACTCTTTCATACTACCTTGTCAGTTTGGCGCTAGCAAAATCAAACTACACAAGAACATGATGCACAAAAATATCATGCGGTCAATCGATTAGCCTTCAATTGCTCGTGACATCCATGCGGGAAGGGGAGACCATGACCCACGTCGGCAAGCAGTAGCTCCGCCAGTGTGAGGAATAATAAGCTGGAGAgggggaaggaggagggagggagcatgTTAGGAAAGTGGATTTATCAAGGACAAATCCTAAAATCCGAACTTAAGTTAGGAAAGCTTCCCGTCGGCATGTTTCACACAATTCGCAAACTGAGACTGTAGGTAAAACCCAAACAAAAAGGTTTTGACTAGACTTTCTGAAATGTCACGTTTTCTAAGCGACACCTCCTGAATCCCTGCCCCTCTGGCTCGCCTACGGTAGACGGTAATTAAAGAACACGACCCAAGTGAAACAATCCTGCGGCATGCACGACTCGGCCGCTACGACGTCGGCTGCCATGCTTGACATGGCAGCGgtcggtcgccgccgccaccaccaccacctggcTGCCATGCTTGATATGGCTGCCGGACACGGCGGCTAGCCGGCCACCACGCCTGAGCCTGACCGGTTTATCCCGACAGCGAACTGCCAGCGGTGGTGGAGAGCTCAAACAAGTGGAAGCCGCACGCGCGTGCCCAAATATATCCCCAACGCTTTCGGCCGACGACCTGCTTCCGGGGGAATGGATCGAGCCCATGCGATCCGCCGGCTGCCAGCGTACCCCCggctggccgccggcggcgagaggcAAAGCGCCGGGCACGCTCGCGACTAGCTGCTGGCACCCCAAGCCAACAGAATCCATCGTGACGGGGATCAGAGCAGCACAAAAAACACCCGGTCAACAAAAACTAAACTATACGATATATAAATCTGTAATCTAATCACCCAGTGGATCCGAATTTCTTATCTGACCGATGACTGCCGGAGAAAGCGCAGAAGggttccaagttccaacttcCACGCCAGAGCCAGCAGGTGTGTCCGGATCGTTGAACTTACAACGGGTGAGCACGTGCAGCCGTGCTAGCTCActcaggcctggtttggttccatttgcttatttttaagcaagtgtcacatcaatgtttagatactaattaggagtattaaacgtagactatttacaaaatccattacataagtggaggctaaacggcgagacgaatctattaagcctaattagtccatgatttgacaatgtgttgctacagtaaacatttgctaatgatggattaattaggcttaataggttcgtctcgctgtttagcctccacttatgtattgggttttgtaaatagcctacgtttaatactcctaattagtatctaaacattgatgtgacacttgcttaaaaataagcaaacaaaccaaacgccccctcaCTCACTCCGACGGGCTGACCGGTCCACCGCACTCAAGGCCTCCACCGCACCATGTGATGTGAGGTAACTAACCTCAGTTACCTCCGAACTTTAACCTCGTGCATAATTTGTCACCGTCATCGTGTGGCATGTTcccttcagcttataagccggctgaaaagctgaaatggctgattctCTGTGAGAggaaatactgtttggtggctgataaaccagctgaataagttgaagcgaacagaccgGTGGTTGCAGCAGGTCGACCCTGCTTGCTTGTGTGGGGGAAAACAATCACGCCACAAAATCTGTTCTGTCAAGTTGGGCTTAATATTAAACAATCACCTTATTATTTTAATCTTGTACTGCCACGCTAAGAAGGTTCGTCGGGAGGACTAGAAATCAAAGACTCGGCAGCGTTGGTCGTCGGGATACAATATTATAATTTCATTTTGCATGGCCCCGCCACAGAAATCATGCAGCAGCTTGCCACATTGCTTCCTGCGCAAAAACTGAAGAAGGCCCGgcaattccttttctttttctccaacatTCATGTCGCTCTCGTTCTTCAGTCGTCCAAGTATGCGCACCCATCACGCTGCTCGTGGAAAAATAATAACACCCATCAATTCGATATAACAAGGCTATAGTGATGGAGAAAGATGATGATACGATTGCTCGCTTAAAAATACAGAAATGCGTGATCTTGCACAAAATTCTCAACCAGCACGTGGTTCCATGCGCTGTGCTACTTGTACGGAAATGGTAACTTCACACAAATTGCTCCCAGCGACTTGTTCGCCCGGCGTAATGGGCAGGGAAAGCCGGTGAGATGAGCTCGGCCGGGTGggtccaccgccaccacaccaGCAAGCAGGGGAGGGGTGGGCGATCACGGATCATGGCGGGCAACTGGGAAAGCGACAACGCCGACACTGACCTCACCCACTGGGCCACTAGCTCATTTAATCCCTGCCTGCTAATCACTCCCTCCTCGCTAATCGCCAAAACCCACCCACCCGCCCGCGACCGCCAGCGGCCTCCGCCTTGACGTTGACGAGTCGtcggccggctggccggccaTCCCGGACTGAGCCCCTCGCGCGCTATAAAACCAGCTCACCTGCTCGCCCCCGGCTGACCACCTCCACCGCAGCATCTCACCAGAGGCCGGAGCTAGCACGAGAGCTGAAGAGCCAGGCGGCCAGGCCGAAGCCAAGAACAAGAAGGGCGCGCGCGCTCGAttcccttctctcttcctcgATCCCCCGATCCCGAGCGGGAGCTCCgagcagcgacggcggcggagatggtggcggcgaTCGCGGTGGCCTCGGCGGGCCTGGGGATGCTGGCGGGCGTCGCCATGGCCAACAAGTCGTCCGAGGGCGGAGCCGCGCAGTGGAGgcccgggccgccgccggccgcgctgcGGTGGGGCGGAGGCGCGCCGCGCTGCGAGGCGTGCGGCGGGTCGGGCAAGGAGGAGTGCCGCCTGTGCGCGCGCTGGTCCGACGCCGGGGCAAGGGGCAGCCGCCGGTCCGGCTGCGGGGCGTGCGCCGGCACGCGGCGGACGCCGTGCCGGAGCTGCGGCGGGTCAGGGACCGGCCGGCGCGCGCCCGTGCGCGTCGCAACCTCAGGGCGCGCGGCCCCGACCGCCTGGTCCGCCAGATGAGACGACGAGACGAGCCGGCCTGAGCCGATCCGTCGCGGCGGCGCCTCTTCGCCTCTCCTCGACCCGGCTGCCGGATCATGGATGAAGGCTCTGTCCTCTGTCTCTGTGCGGCAACCTGCCGGAACGGACAGAGGAGCCGCGGCGTCGAGTTGTTTCTTCCTCTTTTGTTTCCTGGCTGGAGAAAGATTAGAGAGAATTTTTGTAACAAAAGATAGTATATACACTAGATTAGCGACTTGATCAATATATCTTGGCATAGCAAGGTTGATTCCAAACAGCTCGTCTCTCAGCTGATCTCCAATTCGCTCGCTTCCTTGCTTGTTCATGTCAAGATTTAACCTctgccttctctctctctccccccctctcaaaaaataaaaataaaaattaaccTCTGCCTGCCAAGATCTTTTCTGGCGAGGATCGATGTCCAGATTTCCATGTTCTCTATGCCTACGCGTGAAGGAACTAACATAAGCGCCACAGCCTCAgactctctccctccccaacATATCGCTAACCATGATGATCAAATTTCCGCAGCGACCAGCGGCGAATTCGTTTGATAGATGACAGCACATCCAGTCCAGCTTCCAAATCAATTCCGTGGTCTCGCAGCAATGAAAGATTGGTTTGATGAACTGCCGATGCTGCAGTGGTAAGCGAGCAGAGCACCAAACCAAATTGATCCATGGAGTGCAGAGAGGGGGACAGTGAGCTAAGCTAGGTGTGTGCGTCTGAACGCGAAGATCAAAATGGGAACCCGTTCACATTCGTGCGCTCAATTCCACTAGCTAGCGACATGATGAGAATCTTACCTTCCACATCGCCCTAGAAAGGTGATGTTACTGCAATTCCTATATATAAAAAGAAGAGAATTCAACAAGCTCCTCGACCGGAGATTCATATTTTATCAGTCCCACCACAGACCTGAACAAAAGCACGACATGATCCAATCTACCAGCTTCTCTCCGGCGACCTCCACTGAATCTCATCATCATGCACCTTGGATAGGATTGTCCTAGCCATGGCTTgagttcttcttcttcaacacCTCAAGGCCTCGAGTTCACAGGTTCATTCGGGACCGTAGAATCACGGGCACGGCAGAAACCGCCACCGGCATCGACAGCGCATTCCTTCAGCCACTGCGCCCCTGAAACCGACCCGCACCCACATGGAGCTCACCATGCTCGGCTGTCCAGGGTCCAGGGTGCGGTGCTCCATCACGCAATTGCTCTCGGCCTCCGAATCCAGACAGCTCCCGGGCGACGGAAAGAGCGGTAACCCGCTTGCTCGATCTGGAATTTGCGCGTGCCGCATGGAATGTGTATGCGTTCGGTTAGGGCCGGTTGCCACTTGGCGTCGACGCGAAAACAAGCTTGGACCTTGCATCGATATGGCTCGCTTGACGTTCCCTGGGTTCGTTTGATGACACCAAGAGGGGGACGATCCAGCCATCCAGGATGGTCGTGTTTGCTTTGGTTCGGCAGAGGTACTGAAAAACTTCCATTTTTGTCTTCTTGTTTATTGCCGCCATCATTGATTCGGGCAAAGATTGTCCCTAATTTTGGGTTGCTTGTCTTATCTCTTCTCAGTTCTTACTTTGAAGAACTAGCATGGTAGCATGTGTGGCTCTGTGCTATTACACATGTGTGGCTCTGTGCTATTACACGTCTAGTTTTGAGAATGGTTTGCattctttatgcaactctaatgACTAAATCTAAGAATAGTACTGACTGTCGGTTGCCAAACTCTTTTCATACACTCTAGATAAACTTTATTTTGAGCATATATATCTAAGATAGGAATGTTTAGGTTATTTATCTTGAGCACACTCCATCTTAGGCACATGATAACTTCACTGTCGTTCTCTGCGACAGAGGAAACAGAAAAgatatttttttctcgaacacgcaggagagctgcgtatctttataTTATTAAGAGAGAATAAAAAGCCTAATTACAGAAACACCATCTCAGCTTGGACCATAATGAGAGGTGTGAGGTCTCAACTTACAAAGAAACTTACGGCTTAAGCAAGAAAAAGGACCTGACCCGGGCTACCTAAGCCACACTCTAGACCAGCAGCCTCCCTAGGTCCAGGGCATTTAGCCCCTTGGCCCCAGCGAGCTGCCACAGTTGGATTCATCCTTGAAACAGAAACCAAAAGAATTTGGTGGGCTACCAGAAACAGAAAAGATTATTACCCAAAAAAATTGGTGGGCCAATTGCGAGCCATTCTTTGGAGACAATATAATAGAACCCGGAAGAAGCCTGGCAATTTCCTCGGCTAGCTCAGTTCCACTAGTGGAAGAGGAATCTTACCTTCCACTACATTCTAAAAGGTGATTCAGATAATGATCCAGAAAGCTGATAGTACAATTATGTGGATGGAAAATTTAAAAAGGGATCCCCACTGGTTCATATTTTGGTCCCCAAGCATGCATGGATCCACATAAGAAGATACCTGTATACTTTCTCTGCTGGTCTCCAGTTTTCACCACTATCACTACTAAACCCTCCACCTGCCGTTCCAATCCGTCGATTCCCCTGTGATCTTTGATGCAGTGGCTTGGATGCTAGGATGAAGTTCCATGGAATCAATCGTCTTTCAGTTCACAAGACCGGGATCATGAAAGATAGCACCTTGTTCGGTTGCCCAAGGGCAGTGCTCCTTGACGCAATTTGCCTTCCTTCAAAATTTCAATCGAACAGCTCCCTGCACTGCCGCCCCATGTCCATGTATGCCCTGGAAGGCGATGGAAAGGAAGCCTACTTGCTCTTTTCATTGCGCGTGTTGTTCATATCCGTGCGCGCATTCAGTTTTCATTCGGTTGGGCTCGATTGCGACCAAGAAAGTActcttcaacttttatttttccaTTAGACATATCAACACATCGAACCAACAAACTTATCTGGTGACTCACATCTGGGGTGCAGTCAAGGATAACCGAAAAATATTTGGCATCTTTAACAATCTTAAGCCATAAGTGAAACCAACTTattctgaattttatgactAAGATAATGATACTGAAGCTCTTTGTTTTGAATACGTCTAAGGTGGTCTTGCGTCACCAAGTCAAATTCTGCGATCATGTCACaacaagctaagaaattaccattaAGGTTATTGTAAAGTTGCTCACTAGATCCTCGAAAAGCTAAGTTgcgtttaccaagaaatttcacaatggcCACTATTCGTAATAGAACTTGTCTTAGGCGTTCTTTCTCCTTTGCAATTTGTTGTTGTAACTCCTTGTCGATCGTTTCTCGTTTTCTTAGTATTGCACTCAGTTCATTCCAAGAGTTCATGTTGGTAATATGATCAACATTAACTTCATGCTCTTGCAGTTGTTAGAACCGAAAAGCTTACAGCAAAAGCAAAAAACTTTATCAACATGTTTTGAATAGACTAACCATTTCCTGTCACGTACTTCTCCATTGCTCATTTTTCTAGAGTAATGAGTGTGAGAAAAATGTCTTGAGTTGGCATCCAAAGGAAATataatattttcttctcttatagaGGCCCCTTCTCTACTAATATGTCCTttgctttattatcaagattgtCCCAATTGACTGGATCATGCATATCTGAAGTAAAAACTGGTTCTTCATCACTAGCAAAGTGCTCATGATCACTCACATTGTTATCATCCGTGTTGATGCCAACATTATCTTCTGGAATAGTATTAGTTTGTTCCTCCACAACAACTATCACCAACTCGTCTGGGTTTCTTGAAGCTGTTGTACTACTCtaaaaaaatctataattggaTCCTCtttgtgattctatcaactcatctacatgtttcttccttttcttttaatcACTGCCTGATGCATGCTTCCTAGATGACATGAGGGCACTGGAATTTTTAACAAGACAATTAGTAACTTACAAATGTACTAACATATTGGAT
This portion of the Setaria viridis chromosome 7, Setaria_viridis_v4.0, whole genome shotgun sequence genome encodes:
- the LOC117862630 gene encoding uncharacterized protein, with amino-acid sequence MVAAIAVASAGLGMLAGVAMANKSSEGGAAQWRPGPPPAALRWGGGAPRCEACGGSGKEECRLCARWSDAGARGSRRSGCGACAGTRRTPCRSCGGSGTGRRAPVRVATSGRAAPTAWSAR